Part of the Ruegeria sp. AD91A genome, GCCGAACCGGACATGATCAGGGCTTGCCGGTCTTCACCAATTCGAGGGTCCCGGCGCCGCCCATGAGGGCCGAGTTCTAAATACCCGCGTATGACTTTGTCAATCTGATCGCTGGTCATGCGCAGCCCGTCCACTTTGGTCCGGTCATATCGCTTGAGGCCCAGATGAGAGGCCGCAACAGTAGTGACTGTGCCGCTGGTGCCGACGATCTGAAACCCTACGCGCGCCTGTTCGTCCTTATAGGGTGCAAAATCGGCAAGGTTTTCCTCGAAAAACCAACTCATCAACGCAAAACGAGCGGCGTCATTCTCGACATCATTGAACTGGTCCCGCAGCGTGGCAACTCCCAGCGGCACACTGATCCAATCAACGACCTTTGCTGCCGGAAAGGGGCTGTCGGCAGGGTGAAACCCGTGGTGCAGCCGCATGATTGCTGCTGGCCGGTCGCGACGCGGAACGGACGAGATGTCTATCCAGACCAATTCGGTCGAGCCACCTCCTATATCGACGACCAGCAACTGCTCGGTCTTGGTTGAAACCAGCGGGGCACAGGAAATCACTGCCA contains:
- a CDS encoding Ppx/GppA phosphatase family protein; the encoded protein is MAPKRPKGAGAFPKAVESPAPARPDPDALYAALDLGTNSCRMLIAQPKGSGFHVVDSFSKSVQLGAGLERTGRLSRASMSRTVQALRICQQKLKRNKVRRMRLIATEACRRAKNSREFIRQVKRETGLTLEIIQPEEEARLAVISCAPLVSTKTEQLLVVDIGGGSTELVWIDISSVPRRDRPAAIMRLHHGFHPADSPFPAAKVVDWISVPLGVATLRDQFNDVENDAARFALMSWFFEENLADFAPYKDEQARVGFQIVGTSGTVTTVAASHLGLKRYDRTKVDGLRMTSDQIDKVIRGYLELGPHGRRRDPRIGEDRQALIMSGSAILQALLRCWPTDRLSVADRGLREGLLYAQMSADGVLEDGPF